The genomic DNA atgattgatttttgataagtgaaatataaatacattgaACAGTAAAGATAACAATTAACTTTATTGATAaactagtaaattttttaataataaatattttccgaACCTTTCCTTCGGGGCTAAATTCATTCCAAGAgaattagataaataaaaatgacattaAATGTCATCCATTTCGCGTCTACTCTGAAtttactccgcaaattttttacagcgtatAAACTATTGAAGCGGCTGATCATTATTGTTGATTTGTTTTGCAGAAAAAGTGGCAGAAAAACCTCCCGCTTCTTTCGATTCATTGGAAACAAACTTCAGAACAATTCTTCTCCCCGAAGCAGCTATTTCTAAACGGTCTTTTTTACCGCAGTAACTTCCGACAATTGGTGCATTCTCACGTCTACCCTCTCGTACTtccaaaaaatcatttttacaaCCAGTACTTTCTTCAAGttcaaagtaattaaatttaattactatataATGCTTGTAAGGAGCCTTGATGTTCCAATGGCACAATTTATTCGGTTCGTATGACTCTGGATAATTTGGTGATTCTAAATAATAAGTATCATTACtttctaaataaatatcacCGCCGCAAACAGCCTCGTATTCCAAAATAAAGCCTGGACGATGGTTTTCAAATGGAGATCTCATGAATTCAACGGTTACAAAATTACCCGCAATTATAGTGGCCAATCCAACATCTCCACAGTAGCGACCTAAATTAAACACATTTTGTATTCAATTGTAACAACAATTGATCTTACTCCTACTGAATACTGTCAAAAACGCACCTAAGACAGTACTATCAGTCTGGTAGCCATTCCGAATTTCCAAATAATCAGTTGAACAATTAGAGGCCTTGCGAATATCCAATAGTGTGATGAAGAGTTTAATTCTTTCGCCTTCAGCAGCCCTGATTGTCCACTGACAATAGTCAAAATCTACCTCGGAACCATTTAGTTTTGATGGTGGACTGAAAATGCCCTTAGCTTCAAAATATGCACCTCCACATACTAaacataaaacaaaaatcctttagatttttaaaatttataagtttttacTCTGGCTGATATACTGTGCTCTAATTCACGCATTTTGAGAGAATAGAGTTTACACCGCGACTAAATGCGTTCTATAGACATAAAGTAAAAAAGATACAAACTTGGACAACTGTAAAGTAAATTTGTCGCAGTAATATCGCCCTTACTGAGTCCTATTCTCTGACCAATTTCCGGTATTCGTCcatcaactttttgtttt from Microplitis mediator isolate UGA2020A chromosome 7, iyMicMedi2.1, whole genome shotgun sequence includes the following:
- the LOC130671968 gene encoding protein tolkin-like; this encodes MDAWAVNTLKQPYDYSSIMHYLPFALANKPNTDTIIPKQKVDGRIPEIGQRIGLSKGDITATNLLYSCPICGGAYFEAKGIFSPPSKLNGSEVDFDYCQWTIRAAEGERIKLFITLLDIRKASNCSTDYLEIRNGYQTDSTVLGAFLTVFSRSRYCGDVGLATIIAGNFVTVEFMRSPFENHRPGFILEYEAVCGGDIYLESNDTYYLESPNYPESYEPNKLCHWNIKAPYKHYIVIKFNYFELEESTGCKNDFLEVREGRRENAPIVGSYCGKKDRLEIAASGRRIVLKFVSNESKEAGGFSATFSAKQINNNDQPLQ